A genomic region of Fodinisporobacter ferrooxydans contains the following coding sequences:
- the racE gene encoding glutamate racemase, giving the protein MMSNAPIGLFDSGIGGLTVVQEVFRQLPQEEILYFGDTLRCPYGDRDKNEIIRFSTEIGDFLVNRGVKLLIIACNTATATSLSILQQRYDIPVIGVISPGSRAAISMSKTMRVGVIGTRVTVASDAYAKEIHRLNPKLYVVSQACPEFVPIVENDRIETEASKRIVARDLASISTENIDTLILGCTHYPLLKHVIQDVMGSRVQLINSAEETAREASTILSIKNLLNERRSEKRHKFFVSANVDTFRMIGERWLGRKLDVELVDLFNSNQPRTFRVI; this is encoded by the coding sequence ATGATGTCAAATGCTCCGATCGGGTTATTTGATTCAGGGATCGGTGGCTTAACAGTTGTACAGGAAGTGTTTCGACAGTTGCCACAAGAAGAGATCCTGTATTTTGGAGACACATTGAGGTGCCCGTACGGGGATCGGGATAAAAATGAAATTATTCGTTTTTCCACTGAAATTGGCGATTTTTTGGTGAATCGTGGCGTGAAGTTGTTGATTATTGCCTGTAATACGGCAACTGCAACGAGTCTGTCGATATTGCAGCAACGCTATGATATACCGGTTATCGGTGTAATTAGTCCGGGGAGCCGAGCTGCGATCTCCATGTCCAAGACCATGCGTGTCGGCGTGATTGGCACACGTGTAACTGTGGCAAGCGATGCGTATGCCAAGGAAATACACCGTTTGAATCCAAAATTGTATGTAGTAAGCCAAGCGTGTCCGGAGTTTGTTCCGATCGTGGAAAATGATCGGATCGAGACAGAAGCGAGCAAGAGGATCGTGGCACGGGATCTGGCATCGATTTCTACTGAAAACATCGACACACTCATACTCGGATGCACCCATTATCCATTATTAAAACATGTGATTCAAGATGTGATGGGATCTCGTGTACAATTGATCAATTCTGCAGAAGAGACGGCACGCGAAGCAAGCACCATTCTCTCCATTAAAAACTTGTTAAATGAACGCCGCTCGGAAAAAAGGCATAAATTTTTTGTGAGCGCAAATGTAGATACGTTCCGAATGATTGGGGAACGTTGGCTTGGAAGAAAGCTGGATGTTGAATTGGTTGATTTATTCAATTCGAACCAACCGCGGACCTTTCGCGTCATTTGA
- a CDS encoding MarR family winged helix-turn-helix transcriptional regulator, whose protein sequence is MSRLLPIVDGQVTSIEALLRHISTVIRRKGREILSDFCITPPQFDALLFLNEHGDLTIGELSNKMYLAYSTTTDLVDRMERNQLVERIRDQNDRRVVRLRMMQKGSELIEKVLIARRTYLANVLDQMDTNERERIIDCLEKLHTNISD, encoded by the coding sequence ATGTCTCGATTGTTGCCGATTGTAGATGGACAAGTCACTTCGATTGAAGCGTTATTGCGGCATATCAGTACTGTAATACGCAGAAAGGGCAGGGAGATACTTTCTGATTTTTGTATTACACCTCCACAATTTGATGCATTGCTTTTTTTGAACGAGCATGGAGATCTCACAATTGGCGAATTGAGCAATAAAATGTATTTGGCCTATAGCACGACAACAGACTTGGTGGATCGAATGGAACGCAATCAGCTGGTAGAGCGGATTCGGGATCAAAACGATCGCCGCGTGGTTCGTTTGCGCATGATGCAAAAAGGGTCTGAGCTCATTGAAAAAGTGTTAATTGCAAGAAGAACCTATCTGGCAAATGTTTTAGATCAAATGGATACAAATGAAAGAGAACGTATTATCGATTGTTTGGAAAAACTCCATACCAATATATCGGATTGA
- a CDS encoding cold-shock protein, whose translation MQNGTVKWFNAEKGFGFIQVEGGEDVFVHFTAIQTNGFKTLDEGQRVSFETVRGNRGPQAANVTVL comes from the coding sequence ATGCAAAACGGAACAGTAAAATGGTTTAATGCAGAAAAAGGGTTTGGCTTTATTCAAGTAGAAGGCGGCGAAGATGTATTTGTACATTTCACCGCAATTCAAACAAATGGTTTCAAAACCCTTGATGAAGGACAACGTGTAAGCTTTGAAACCGTTCGTGGTAATCGTGGTCCACAAGCTGCAAACGTAACAGTACTCTAA
- a CDS encoding recombinase family protein, with protein sequence MKFHEDKRAAIYVRVSTTKSSQKDSPEHQIGVCKDKAKQLELDVKEERIYEDRDTGTTIIDRPAIQQLMKDASKRAFDIVIFASLSRFARDTGDALDLKRKLVDALGIRLISIDEGYDSGVDKDELKFTIISAVNQKLSEQISYSSKRGKRQSALKGNFTGRLAPFGYKKIMRNDRKTLEPDEETKHIVQKIFQLYIANKMGEKAIVEYLNEQQIPAPKGGKWGITSIQRILQNEAYVGRNTFGKHELIKVYTNFQDTTERRKKLVQKDSSEWQRAHQPQTHPAIIDEETFQKAQQLRLERGGGKRGGIRNRVNVFAGMITCHHCGSSMVSMKSKNGKISKDGHEYRYLVCSKRRRQGDAGCGNNFWLPYYPFRDDLLKELSYCLRTITSAGQLLERFKDMIQIQTTDIEMEIKKLERHMENNRKFLFELRKEKLSGKIKDNEQYEYEKIMFEQEIQSFENRLANLQRKLQKKEDSTLLYEDVKDSLEELLDLDCENFDELHFTLKKLIASIRVDKNGKIDVVTTFDIHLQEDGTFQKAREGNQFAHPNAPMIPG encoded by the coding sequence ATGAAATTTCATGAGGACAAACGCGCTGCTATCTACGTCCGTGTCTCCACGACAAAATCAAGTCAAAAAGACAGTCCCGAACACCAAATCGGTGTTTGCAAAGATAAAGCAAAGCAATTGGAATTAGACGTCAAAGAAGAGCGGATCTACGAAGACCGCGATACAGGAACCACAATTATCGACCGCCCGGCTATTCAACAATTGATGAAAGATGCGAGCAAAAGGGCGTTTGACATTGTGATTTTTGCTTCCCTTTCCCGTTTTGCCCGTGATACAGGAGATGCTCTTGACTTAAAACGCAAGCTCGTGGATGCGCTTGGAATTCGTTTGATTTCGATTGACGAAGGTTACGACTCTGGTGTTGACAAAGATGAACTGAAATTTACGATTATCTCTGCTGTGAATCAAAAGCTTAGTGAACAAATCAGTTACAGTTCCAAACGCGGGAAACGGCAATCTGCATTGAAGGGAAATTTTACGGGGCGATTGGCGCCTTTCGGTTATAAAAAAATCATGCGGAATGACCGTAAAACACTTGAGCCTGACGAAGAAACCAAACATATCGTGCAAAAAATTTTCCAGCTTTACATTGCGAATAAAATGGGTGAAAAGGCGATTGTCGAGTATTTGAACGAACAACAAATCCCGGCGCCGAAGGGCGGGAAATGGGGCATAACGAGTATCCAGAGGATTTTGCAAAACGAAGCGTACGTCGGCAGAAATACGTTTGGAAAACATGAGCTGATAAAGGTGTATACGAATTTTCAAGACACAACAGAACGAAGAAAGAAACTGGTTCAAAAAGATTCGTCCGAATGGCAAAGAGCGCATCAGCCACAAACACATCCGGCCATCATTGATGAAGAAACGTTCCAAAAAGCGCAACAATTGCGTTTGGAACGCGGCGGCGGCAAACGGGGCGGGATCCGCAACCGCGTGAATGTGTTTGCTGGAATGATTACGTGTCATCACTGTGGATCGTCCATGGTCAGTATGAAAAGCAAGAACGGGAAAATTTCCAAAGACGGTCATGAATATCGCTATCTCGTTTGCTCCAAGCGAAGACGGCAGGGTGACGCCGGTTGCGGGAACAATTTTTGGCTGCCGTATTACCCGTTTCGTGATGATTTGCTGAAAGAGTTGTCATATTGTCTTCGAACCATCACATCAGCCGGTCAATTGCTGGAACGTTTTAAAGATATGATTCAAATTCAAACGACAGATATTGAGATGGAAATCAAGAAATTAGAAAGACATATGGAAAATAATCGCAAATTCCTGTTTGAATTGCGGAAAGAAAAACTTAGCGGAAAAATCAAAGACAACGAGCAGTACGAGTACGAAAAGATCATGTTCGAACAAGAAATCCAGTCGTTCGAGAACCGGCTTGCAAATTTGCAGCGGAAACTGCAAAAGAAAGAAGATTCGACTCTGTTATATGAAGATGTGAAAGATTCATTGGAAGAGTTGCTGGATTTGGATTGCGAGAATTTTGATGAACTACATTTTACTTTAAAAAAGTTGATTGCAAGTATACGAGTTGATAAAAACGGCAAAATCGATGTTGTAACAACTTTTGATATTCATCTGCAGGAGGACGGCACGTTTCAAAAAGCCAGAGAAGGAAATCAATTCGCTCATCCCAATGCGCCAATGATACCCGGATAA
- the recQ gene encoding DNA helicase RecQ: protein MLNAAQEILRKVYGYSTFREGQEKIINSILQKRDTLGIMPTGGGKSICYQIPALVFPGTTIVISPLISLMKDQVDALAGLGIPAAYINSSLTQTETEQRMQSAARGEYKLLYIAPERLESEQFQSFLSAFNIPLVAVDEAHCVSQWGNDFRTSYLSIASFVERINPRPAVAAFTATATSGVTQDILRLLSLQNAELYMTGFNRENLSFSVLRGVNKKDFLLRYVKDNNEQAGIIYASTRKDVEDLCKLLCDNGIAAAKYHAGLGDEERKHNQDAFLYDDMRVMVATNAFGMGIDKSNVRYVIHYNMPKNMEAYYQEAGRAGRDGEPAECVLLFSPQDIQTQKFLIEQSVSASDRKAHEYKKLQSMVDYCHTQECLRAYILNYFDEQDHLPSCGNCGNCNQEYDLTDITIEAQKIFSCIRRMNERFGITLIAQVLKGSKNKRIAEFGFDRLSTYGVMQEYTEKAVADLINLLIAEGYLDLSGGQYPVVRLKPKAVDVLKGMTQVARKVRSKKQTAQAGNHLFEQLRQLRKELADRDGVPPYIIFSDSTLREMAQYIPSDETSLLAIKGVGEAKLQKYGQPFLDLLRQHVLQKSFVSPVR from the coding sequence ATGCTGAACGCTGCGCAAGAAATCCTTCGCAAAGTTTATGGCTATTCCACATTCCGGGAGGGCCAGGAGAAGATTATCAACAGCATTTTGCAGAAACGTGATACTCTTGGGATCATGCCTACAGGTGGCGGCAAGTCGATTTGTTATCAGATTCCGGCACTTGTGTTTCCAGGCACGACGATTGTGATATCGCCGCTGATTTCGCTGATGAAAGATCAGGTCGATGCGCTCGCAGGTCTGGGAATTCCGGCAGCTTATATAAACAGTTCCTTGACACAGACGGAAACGGAACAGCGCATGCAAAGTGCGGCTAGAGGAGAGTACAAACTTCTCTACATCGCTCCGGAACGACTGGAGTCGGAACAATTTCAGTCGTTCCTTTCTGCTTTCAATATCCCGCTTGTGGCTGTCGATGAAGCACATTGCGTTTCCCAATGGGGGAATGATTTCCGGACAAGCTATTTGTCGATCGCTTCCTTTGTCGAACGCATCAATCCTAGGCCGGCTGTTGCAGCATTTACAGCGACTGCGACGAGTGGAGTCACGCAGGATATTTTGCGGCTGCTGTCACTTCAGAACGCTGAATTATACATGACTGGCTTCAATCGTGAAAACCTGTCCTTTTCGGTGCTGCGCGGTGTCAATAAGAAAGATTTTCTGCTTCGGTATGTCAAGGATAACAACGAGCAGGCCGGCATCATTTACGCTTCTACCCGCAAAGATGTGGAAGATCTCTGCAAACTGCTTTGTGACAACGGAATAGCAGCAGCCAAATATCATGCAGGTTTAGGTGATGAAGAGCGCAAGCATAACCAGGATGCTTTCTTATACGACGATATGCGCGTCATGGTAGCGACAAACGCGTTCGGAATGGGAATTGACAAATCCAATGTCCGGTATGTCATTCATTACAACATGCCCAAAAATATGGAAGCCTATTATCAGGAGGCAGGCCGGGCCGGACGAGACGGCGAGCCTGCCGAATGTGTGCTGTTATTCAGTCCGCAAGACATCCAAACACAAAAATTTTTGATTGAACAGTCGGTTTCCGCTTCTGACCGTAAGGCGCATGAATACAAAAAATTGCAATCGATGGTGGACTATTGTCACACGCAGGAATGTTTGCGTGCATATATCCTGAATTATTTTGATGAACAGGATCATTTGCCGTCCTGCGGAAATTGCGGCAACTGCAATCAAGAGTACGATCTGACAGACATTACGATCGAGGCGCAAAAAATCTTTTCCTGCATCCGGCGCATGAATGAACGCTTTGGAATTACACTGATTGCCCAGGTATTAAAGGGGTCAAAAAATAAGCGGATTGCAGAATTTGGTTTTGACCGCCTATCCACATACGGTGTGATGCAGGAATATACGGAAAAAGCGGTAGCCGATTTGATCAACTTATTGATTGCGGAAGGGTATCTCGATCTGAGTGGCGGTCAATATCCCGTTGTCAGGCTGAAGCCCAAAGCTGTCGATGTGCTGAAAGGGATGACGCAGGTCGCGCGGAAAGTTCGCAGCAAGAAGCAGACCGCACAAGCCGGCAATCATCTGTTTGAACAGCTTCGGCAGTTGCGCAAAGAGCTGGCTGATCGGGACGGGGTGCCGCCGTATATCATTTTTTCCGATAGTACGCTGCGGGAAATGGCGCAGTACATCCCGAGTGATGAGACGTCCCTGCTTGCAATCAAAGGTGTTGGGGAAGCAAAACTGCAAAAATATGGGCAGCCCTTTTTGGATCTGTTGCGGCAGCATGTGCTGCAAAAAAGTTTCGTTTCTCCCGTACGATAA
- a CDS encoding LuxR C-terminal-related transcriptional regulator, whose translation MRHKSLLTNREREVFELLVQDKTTRDIAEQLFISEKTVRNHISNAMWFEIQKIKAKES comes from the coding sequence ATGCGGCACAAATCCCTGCTCACCAACCGGGAACGAGAAGTGTTTGAACTTCTCGTCCAAGATAAAACCACTAGAGATATAGCTGAACAGTTATTCATCAGCGAAAAAACGGTACGGAATCACATCAGTAATGCAATGTGGTTTGAAATACAGAAAATTAAAGCAAAGGAATCTTGA
- the sdhB gene encoding succinate dehydrogenase iron-sulfur subunit produces MSTETTAQKTIRLIIERQEGPNSKPYQEEFSIPYRSGMNVIACLMEIQRNPVNASGKSVAPVTWESNCLEEVCGACMMVINGKPRQACTALIDKLEQPIRLQPARTFPVVRDLVIDRSRMFEALKKVKAWIPIDGTYDLGPGPRMAERDRQWAYELSKCFTCGACVEACPNVNERTSFIGAFAISQARLFNTHPTGSMHKEERLEALMGEGGIHECGNSQNCVQVCPKGIPLTTSIAAMNRQVNSYSISNMLKK; encoded by the coding sequence ATGAGTACTGAAACCACGGCGCAAAAGACGATTCGTCTGATCATTGAACGTCAGGAAGGACCGAATTCGAAACCATATCAAGAGGAATTTTCCATTCCCTATCGATCCGGCATGAATGTGATTGCCTGTCTGATGGAGATTCAGCGGAATCCTGTGAATGCATCCGGCAAATCGGTAGCACCCGTGACATGGGAATCCAACTGCCTCGAAGAAGTGTGCGGTGCTTGCATGATGGTCATCAACGGCAAACCTCGTCAGGCCTGCACGGCGTTGATCGATAAATTGGAACAACCGATCCGTTTGCAGCCGGCTCGGACGTTCCCTGTCGTTCGTGATTTGGTCATCGACCGCAGCCGGATGTTTGAAGCATTGAAAAAGGTAAAAGCCTGGATTCCGATCGATGGCACATATGATCTTGGACCAGGTCCAAGAATGGCGGAAAGAGACCGCCAATGGGCATATGAACTGTCCAAATGTTTTACATGCGGCGCATGTGTGGAAGCATGTCCAAATGTTAACGAGCGTACATCGTTCATCGGAGCATTCGCGATTTCACAAGCCCGTTTGTTTAATACACATCCGACCGGTTCCATGCACAAAGAAGAGCGCCTGGAAGCATTGATGGGCGAAGGCGGGATTCATGAGTGCGGCAACTCGCAAAACTGTGTACAAGTTTGCCCGAAAGGAATCCCATTGACAACTTCGATTGCAGCCATGAATCGCCAAGTCAATTCATATTCCATCAGCAATATGCTGAAAAAATAA
- the sdhA gene encoding succinate dehydrogenase flavoprotein subunit, with amino-acid sequence MSKQRIIVVGGGLAGLMATIKIAEHGIPVDLFSLVPVKRSHSACAQGGINGAVNTKGEGDSPWIHFDDTVYGGDFLANQTPVLKMCEAAPGVIHLMDRMGVMFNRTPEGLLDFRRFGGTKHHRTAFAGATTGQQLLYALDEQVRRHEAAGLVQKHEGWEFLGVIVDDEGICRGVVSQELRTMEIHSFVADAVILATGGPGLIFGRSTNSIINTGTAASAVYQQGVYYANGEFIQIHPTAIPGDDKLRLMSESARGEGGRVWTYKDGKPWYFLEEKYPAYGNLVPRDIATREIFDVCVNQGLGLDGENKVYLDVSHIPADVLNVKLGGILEIYEKFVGDDPRKVPMKIFPAVHYSMGGLWVGNDDQMTNIPGLFACGECEYQYHGANRLGANSLLSAIYGGMITGPFALNYVSGLKKSSSDVSSTVFEAERKKREEQYESILKMEGNENPYQLHRELGKWMTDNVTVVRYNKQLQQTDDKIQELMERWNRIGMSDTSRWENQMAPFTRQLKNMLELARVITLGALNRNESRGAHYKPEFPERDDENWLKTTKARFSPNGPELEYEDVDTSLIKPRVRKY; translated from the coding sequence GTGAGTAAACAACGGATCATCGTAGTTGGCGGAGGCCTCGCAGGGCTTATGGCCACCATTAAAATAGCGGAACACGGAATCCCGGTGGATTTGTTTTCGCTCGTACCAGTGAAGCGTTCACACTCCGCCTGCGCACAAGGCGGCATCAATGGCGCTGTCAATACAAAAGGGGAAGGGGACTCTCCCTGGATTCACTTTGATGATACGGTTTACGGTGGAGACTTTTTGGCAAACCAGACTCCGGTACTCAAAATGTGCGAAGCGGCTCCCGGCGTCATCCACTTAATGGACCGCATGGGCGTCATGTTTAACCGTACCCCCGAAGGATTGCTCGACTTCCGCCGTTTTGGCGGTACCAAACACCACCGTACAGCCTTTGCCGGTGCTACTACGGGCCAGCAATTGCTATATGCATTGGATGAGCAGGTTCGCCGGCATGAAGCCGCCGGTCTCGTTCAGAAGCATGAAGGTTGGGAGTTTTTAGGTGTTATTGTAGACGATGAAGGGATTTGCCGCGGTGTTGTTTCACAGGAGTTGCGCACCATGGAAATTCATAGCTTTGTTGCAGATGCGGTCATTCTTGCAACCGGCGGTCCTGGATTGATTTTCGGACGCAGTACGAATTCCATCATCAATACCGGAACAGCCGCTTCAGCTGTTTATCAGCAAGGCGTATATTATGCCAACGGTGAATTTATCCAAATCCATCCGACAGCGATCCCGGGTGATGACAAGTTGCGGTTGATGTCCGAGTCGGCGCGTGGTGAAGGTGGACGAGTCTGGACGTATAAAGACGGAAAGCCATGGTATTTCCTTGAAGAAAAATACCCTGCCTACGGAAATCTCGTTCCACGGGACATCGCAACCCGTGAAATTTTTGATGTCTGCGTAAACCAGGGGCTTGGCTTGGATGGTGAAAATAAGGTATATCTGGATGTTTCACATATTCCTGCCGATGTTCTGAACGTGAAACTCGGCGGGATTCTTGAAATTTATGAAAAGTTTGTCGGTGATGATCCGCGGAAAGTTCCGATGAAAATTTTCCCTGCTGTTCACTATTCGATGGGTGGACTTTGGGTTGGCAATGACGATCAAATGACCAACATTCCCGGCCTGTTCGCGTGCGGGGAGTGTGAATACCAATACCATGGCGCCAATCGCTTAGGGGCAAACTCGTTGCTGTCTGCGATCTATGGCGGTATGATTACAGGACCGTTTGCGCTCAATTATGTGAGTGGATTGAAAAAGTCTTCCAGCGACGTATCTTCAACAGTATTTGAGGCGGAGCGCAAAAAACGGGAAGAACAGTATGAATCCATTTTGAAAATGGAAGGCAATGAAAATCCGTATCAATTGCATCGGGAACTCGGCAAATGGATGACAGACAACGTGACGGTTGTCCGGTACAACAAGCAATTGCAGCAGACGGATGACAAGATCCAAGAGCTGATGGAGCGTTGGAATCGCATCGGCATGTCGGATACATCCCGCTGGGAAAATCAGATGGCGCCATTTACACGCCAGTTGAAGAACATGTTGGAGCTCGCCCGCGTCATTACACTTGGCGCATTGAACCGCAATGAATCTCGCGGCGCCCATTACAAGCCGGAATTCCCGGAGCGGGATGATGAGAATTGGCTGAAGACGACAAAAGCACGCTTCTCTCCGAACGGTCCGGAATTGGAGTATGAAGATGTGGATACGTCTTTAATTAAACCGCGCGTACGGAAATACTAG
- a CDS encoding succinate dehydrogenase cytochrome b558 subunit: MASEKRDFVARRIHSLAGVVPVGLFLIEHFFTNSMATKGPKAFNDAVGTLQHLPYLGAIEFLFIFLPVLYHGVYGLYIAYTAGYNAGKFGWFRNWMFVLQRITGVITFIFIVYHLWTTRFSGNAPSFDMVANIVTSPFAFWFMIIGIVAATFHFTNGLWSFFVHWGLTVGPRAQKISAYVMMVFFLIMSYVGVAALVAFTHQA; this comes from the coding sequence TTGGCAAGTGAAAAAAGGGATTTTGTAGCTCGCCGGATTCATTCATTGGCGGGGGTAGTACCTGTAGGACTTTTTTTAATCGAACACTTTTTTACCAACTCGATGGCTACGAAAGGACCAAAGGCGTTTAACGATGCGGTAGGCACGCTTCAGCATCTTCCTTATTTGGGGGCCATTGAATTTCTGTTCATTTTTCTGCCTGTCTTGTATCACGGTGTATACGGTTTGTATATCGCTTATACGGCAGGATACAATGCGGGGAAATTCGGTTGGTTCAGAAACTGGATGTTCGTTTTACAAAGGATTACAGGCGTTATTACGTTTATTTTTATCGTATATCATTTGTGGACGACCCGTTTTAGCGGCAATGCGCCAAGCTTTGACATGGTAGCAAATATCGTAACGAGCCCATTTGCATTCTGGTTCATGATCATTGGCATTGTTGCCGCTACGTTTCATTTTACAAATGGATTATGGTCGTTCTTTGTTCACTGGGGTTTGACAGTTGGACCTCGTGCACAAAAAATCTCGGCGTACGTGATGATGGTGTTCTTCCTTATCATGTCATATGTCGGAGTAGCCGCTTTGGTAGCGTTCACGCACCAGGCGTAA
- a CDS encoding aspartate kinase encodes MARMVQKFGGTSVGSVERIQNVANRVAQTVAAGNQVIVVVSAMGHTTDELIDLARQITPEPQAREMDMLLTTGEQISIALLAMALQQKGISAYSFTGWQAGIVTEPVHSKARIMDIDPRRLIDTVASGSVAIVAGFQGWTIDREITTLGRGGSDTTAVALAAAVQADVCEIYTDVDGVYSTDPRIVPFARKIQEISYDEMLELAHLGAAVLHPRAVEYAKQYHVPLMVRSSFSQVEGTYVKEVAQMEKGLVVRGIAYDTNVAKVGLVGVPNRVENLKIVFQSLAKESINVDIIVQSIVQNDVGDISFTITKDDRKRTMEILEQLKDQIGAQAYVFEEDLAKVSIVGAGMISNPGVAADMFQALIDHNIQIKMVSTSEIKVSCVIESGLAKQAMQILHTAFALDAVQQHEEAAVV; translated from the coding sequence ATGGCACGAATGGTTCAAAAATTCGGCGGTACATCCGTCGGGTCGGTTGAGCGCATACAAAATGTAGCAAATCGGGTTGCTCAGACAGTTGCTGCAGGCAACCAAGTGATTGTCGTCGTATCGGCAATGGGGCACACGACAGATGAGTTAATCGATTTGGCAAGGCAAATTACACCGGAACCGCAGGCACGGGAAATGGATATGCTGTTGACGACAGGGGAGCAAATTTCAATCGCCCTGCTGGCAATGGCTTTGCAGCAGAAAGGTATATCCGCTTATTCCTTTACCGGTTGGCAAGCAGGCATTGTGACAGAGCCTGTTCACAGCAAAGCACGGATTATGGATATAGACCCAAGGCGTTTGATTGATACTGTTGCATCTGGCTCTGTAGCGATTGTTGCAGGTTTTCAAGGATGGACAATCGATCGCGAGATCACTACATTAGGTAGGGGCGGATCCGATACGACGGCGGTTGCCTTGGCTGCAGCGGTTCAAGCGGATGTTTGCGAAATTTACACGGATGTAGATGGAGTTTATTCCACAGATCCGCGGATTGTACCATTTGCCAGAAAGATTCAGGAAATCTCCTATGACGAGATGCTGGAATTGGCGCATCTTGGAGCAGCTGTACTGCATCCGCGGGCGGTGGAATACGCAAAACAATATCATGTGCCATTAATGGTTCGGTCTTCATTTTCACAAGTGGAAGGAACGTATGTCAAGGAGGTTGCACAAATGGAAAAAGGGCTCGTAGTGCGCGGGATTGCATATGATACGAATGTTGCAAAAGTAGGATTGGTCGGTGTGCCGAATCGGGTGGAAAATTTAAAAATCGTATTTCAATCCTTGGCAAAGGAGAGTATTAACGTAGATATTATTGTACAAAGTATTGTACAAAACGATGTGGGCGATATTTCATTTACGATTACAAAAGATGACCGCAAACGTACCATGGAGATTCTCGAACAATTGAAAGACCAAATAGGGGCGCAAGCGTATGTGTTTGAGGAAGATCTCGCCAAAGTATCCATTGTCGGTGCGGGGATGATCAGCAATCCTGGCGTTGCTGCAGACATGTTCCAAGCGTTGATTGACCATAATATTCAAATAAAAATGGTAAGCACTTCGGAAATTAAAGTATCCTGTGTGATTGAGAGCGGCTTGGCGAAACAAGCCATGCAAATCCTGCATACTGCATTTGCGTTAGATGCGGTGCAACAACACGAGGAAGCGGCAGTTGTTTAG
- the treR gene encoding trehalose operon repressor produces the protein MKSKSNHTKSFMIYEELVEKIQNGTYQPNTKLPTEHEFMQQYEVARGTIREALQMLYQNGYIQKIQGKGSVVLDIRRKYNFPITELVSFKQIAKAMGGTSRTILQELSLIKPDAFIQTELNVSTAAEIWKVVRTREIDGEKIILDVDYFNKQYITFLTKEICEDSIYEYIENELQLSIGFAKKEILVEEPTEMDRTYLDLEGFPNVVVVKNHVYLEDITLFQYTESRHRPDKFRFVDFARRFANYSYPNM, from the coding sequence ATGAAGAGCAAAAGCAATCATACAAAAAGTTTCATGATTTATGAAGAACTGGTAGAAAAAATTCAAAACGGAACGTATCAACCAAATACAAAATTACCGACCGAGCATGAATTTATGCAACAATATGAGGTTGCCAGAGGAACCATTCGCGAAGCGCTGCAGATGTTGTATCAGAATGGTTATATACAAAAAATTCAGGGGAAGGGATCGGTAGTTCTTGATATTCGAAGAAAGTACAATTTTCCTATAACAGAGTTGGTAAGTTTCAAACAAATTGCTAAAGCAATGGGCGGTACGTCACGAACGATTCTGCAGGAACTATCCTTGATCAAACCGGATGCCTTTATCCAAACAGAGTTAAATGTTTCTACTGCGGCAGAAATCTGGAAAGTCGTACGTACACGAGAGATCGACGGTGAAAAAATTATATTGGACGTTGATTACTTTAATAAACAGTATATAACATTTTTGACGAAAGAGATTTGTGAGGATTCGATTTATGAATACATAGAAAATGAGTTGCAACTTTCCATCGGCTTTGCAAAGAAAGAAATTTTGGTTGAAGAACCGACGGAAATGGACCGCACGTATTTGGATCTTGAAGGTTTTCCGAATGTAGTGGTTGTAAAAAATCATGTTTACTTGGAAGATATCACTCTGTTTCAATATACGGAATCTCGGCATCGGCCCGATAAATTCCGTTTTGTGGACTTTGCCAGACGATTCGCCAATTACTCGTATCCAAACATGTAA